One region of Anaerohalosphaeraceae bacterium genomic DNA includes:
- a CDS encoding terminase gpA endonuclease subunit, which translates to MTEEKLGRFYRREDGLDMKIDRCLIDANWGQSTDVVYQFCRQSKFAGIVLPSHGKYVGASSIPFSEYKRKKGDRVGLHWRIPNTASKHAVRHVLIDTNYWKSFVHGRLAVAMGDPGALSLFGRDETTHRLLAEHLTAEYRIQTAARDRVVDEWKLKAIRPDNHWLDCLVGCGVAASMEGAKLFGTEADRENRPAKIRLSQIQKSRQLCRT; encoded by the coding sequence TTGACCGAGGAGAAACTGGGCCGCTTTTACCGTCGGGAAGATGGCCTGGACATGAAGATTGACCGCTGCCTGATCGATGCCAACTGGGGCCAAAGCACCGATGTGGTTTATCAGTTCTGCCGGCAGTCGAAATTTGCCGGGATTGTCCTGCCCAGCCACGGAAAATATGTCGGCGCCTCATCGATCCCATTTTCTGAATACAAACGCAAAAAAGGAGACCGCGTGGGGCTGCATTGGCGGATTCCCAATACAGCTAGTAAACACGCCGTTCGCCATGTCTTAATCGACACCAACTACTGGAAGAGCTTTGTGCACGGGCGCCTGGCGGTAGCGATGGGTGATCCGGGAGCATTATCACTATTCGGCAGGGACGAAACTACCCATCGTCTGCTGGCCGAGCATCTGACAGCTGAATACCGCATCCAGACAGCGGCACGGGACCGAGTGGTGGATGAATGGAAACTGAAGGCCATCCGGCCCGACAACCACTGGCTGGACTGCTTGGTAGGCTGCGGGGTAGCCGCGTCAATGGAAGGCGCTAAATTGTTTGGAACGGAGGCCGACCGGGAAAATCGGCCTGCGAAGATTCGACTCTCCCAGATCCAGAAAAGCAGGCAACTATGCAGGACGTAA
- a CDS encoding transposase, giving the protein MQDVKTKTLKGFVCRACGGRKFKVIYTRAGHYTRNLHTKARDVIAKLEGMKLSRAAETVREGVEETLTYFGFPREHHRHIYTNNPLETINKQIRRRTRVVGCFPDGHSALMLAAARLWHIAGTQWGLKRYMNMDRLKEMKRQQQEKQEVMAG; this is encoded by the coding sequence ATGCAGGACGTAAAAACGAAAACGCTGAAAGGATTTGTTTGTCGGGCATGCGGCGGGCGAAAGTTCAAGGTCATCTATACCCGGGCCGGTCACTACACCCGGAATCTCCACACCAAGGCCCGGGATGTCATTGCCAAGCTGGAGGGCATGAAGCTGTCCAGGGCCGCCGAGACGGTGCGGGAGGGCGTGGAAGAGACGCTGACGTACTTCGGCTTCCCGCGGGAGCATCACCGGCACATCTACACGAACAACCCGCTGGAAACGATCAACAAGCAGATCCGCCGGCGGACGCGGGTGGTCGGATGCTTCCCGGACGGTCACAGTGCCCTGATGCTGGCAGCGGCCCGGCTGTGGCATATCGCCGGAACGCAATGGGGTCTCAAGCGGTATATGAACATGGACCGACTCAAGGAAATGAAACGACAGCAGCAGGAAAAACAGGAGGTCATGGCCGGATAG